In a genomic window of Pelecanus crispus isolate bPelCri1 chromosome 1, bPelCri1.pri, whole genome shotgun sequence:
- the GGACT gene encoding gamma-glutamylaminecyclotransferase, which yields MARVFVYGTLKKGQPNYKYMINTAKGLAKFQGRGRTVEKYPLVIAGKYNIPYMLNIPGTGHHVAGEIYSVDDQMLQFLDEFEGCPDMYQRTLMRIEVVEWEGKGGAGEARAAAEGVVECFVYSTMTYPPEWVSLPYHDSYDSSGKHGLSYVLRESRD from the coding sequence ATGGCCCGTGTCTTCGTCTACGGCACGCTTAAGAAGGGCCAGCCCAACTACAAGTACATGATCAACACGGCCAAGGGGCTAGCGAAATTCCAAGGAAGGGGCCGCACGGTGGAGAAGTACCCGCTGGTGATTGCAGGAAAATACAACATTCCTTACATGCTGAACATCCCGGGAACAGGACACCACGTCGCTGGGGAGATCTACTCGGTTGACGACCAGATGCTGCAGTTCTTGGATGAGTTTGAAGGCTGCCCAGACATGTACCAGCGTACCCTGATGAGAATCGAGGTGGTggagtgggaagggaagggcgGTGCGGGCGAGGCGCGGGCAGCTGCCGAGGGCGTCGTGGAGTGCTTCGTGTACAGCACGATGACGTACCCGCCCGAGTGGGTCAGCCTCCCCTACCATGACAGTTACGACTCCTCGGGGAAACACGGCCTCTCCTACGTTCTACGTGAAAGCCGGGATTAG